GCACCGGTGCGACCTTCTCGGCCGGGCCGTCCATGCGGGTTCCGTAAGGGTTAATGCGAGCGTGAACCGAGTCCACCCACGGCTCAGCCACCGCCGCCTCGAGTGCCGGCAGCGAGTGACACGAAACTCCATGCGCGCGAATGACGCTTTTCTCTTTGAGCTTCGCGAGCAGGTCCATTTGTTTGCGCAGGTCGGTCGGCCACTTCGGGGATTCCACGCAGTGCAACAAAACCAGGTCGATGTAGTCCGTTTTCAGTTCTTGGAGAAAGCGCGGGATCAGGACGTCGGCGTCGAGGCGTTCCGGTTCGGGGATTCCCCCAGGGCGCCACCAGATCTTGGTGATGATCTGAAAACGATCCCGCGGGATGCCCTGAAGCGCGGGGACCACGTAAGGGTGCGTGCCGTACATGTCCGCGAGGTCGAAGGCTCGCACGCCCCGTTCATAGGACCCTTTGATGAGGGCCTCGAATTTCTCCTTCCCCATCCGCGTGTGATTCGACTGCCGATTGCCTCCGCGCATGCCGGTGCCCAGGCAAACGCGCGAGGTTTTTAGTTTGGTCTGACCAAGCTGGACTGTCTCGTAGGGATCAAAACGTTGCGGCTTTCCGTCCGCCGCCCGGACGAGGTTCGTTCCCAGTAGGATTCCGCCGGCTCCTGTCAGGGACCGGCCGATGAATTCGCGACGTCTCATTTTCATAAACCACTCATTAGTGTTGGGGGCTCGCACGGACGAACCTTAGTTCGTTTCTGACGAATAAGAAGATGAATATCATGCTTCGAGGCACACTCGCCGAGGGTTGTTCATGGACGGGAATGCTGCATTGACGGCGGTCAAAACCGCCGTTCGTGCCGAGTCTTCTCATGAACCGTCTCTCCGGACCGCAGCCTTCAAGCCGCTTCAACGCCCGACTCCGGAGAGTGCGCGGAAGCAGCCTGAAGGCTGGGGTCCGCGCAGTTTTCGGTTCATGGGGCGAGCGCATGGCAATGAGGCCATGGCAGCTTCCGATGAACCGTTCCTCCGGACCGCAGCCTTCAAACCGCTTCAACGCTCGACTCCGGAGAGTGCGCTGAAGCAGCCTGAAGGCTGCGGTCCGCGCAGTTTTCGGTTCATGAGGAGAGCGCATGGCAATGAGGCCATGGCAGCTTCCGATGAACCGTTCCTCCGGACCGTGGCCTTTAGGCCGCTTCAGCGCTCGACTCCGGAGAGTGCGCGGAAGCAGCCTGAAGGCTGCGGTCCGCGCAGTTTTCGGTTCATGGGGCGAGCGCATGGCAATGAGGCCATGGCAGCTTCCGATGAACCGTTCCTCCGGGCCGTGGCCTTTAGGCCGCTTCAACGCTCGACTCCGGAGAGTGCGCGGAAGCAGCCTGAAGGCTGCGGTCCGCGCAGTTTTCGGTTCATGAGGAGAGCGCATGGCAATGAGGCCATGGCAGCTTCCCAGGAACGATCAAGGCGTGCGACCGGAGATTCGCTTCCGGCACCTGATGCTGCCACATTGGCAGTCAAATCCCGGCATGAGCCCGTCGTAAAATGTGCCGTAGTCAATCGTGATCTCTTCGTCGGGCGAAATGTCCCGCAACGCCACGACATCCAGGCCGGCAAAGGCGGTGTTGGGATCGCACGAATGGTTCTGTGGCGCCCAGTGGGCCGGGTCTTTGTCCCAGAGAATGTAGGCGCCGTTGCCTATCGGGTAAGCGAAGCGGCGGAAGACTTCTTTGGCCGTTGCGTCCCAGGTGCGTTGCACATGGGTCCAGGTCGCCAGGCGCTGGGGGCGCTCTTCACCGGCGAACACCACCTCTCCGCGGGCAATTTTCCGTGAGGCGAAGGTTCCGTATCCGTTTTTGCCGCGCCGGACGACATACGGTTTTTGCTTTCGCGCGTGCCGGGCCAAAGCTTCCTCAACAATTCGTTTCAGGAATCCCGCCTGGCCCAGGCCGTCGTATTGCAGAATGTAATCGGCCGATCCTTGATAGCCTTCGGGGTAAAAGACCGAGCAGGCGAAATTCACCTCCAGGAAATGAAGCGCATGGTCCTTCGACACCCGAAAATCCATTCGGGCATAACCATCGCCGGAGAATCCCCGGAAGACACGGCACGCGGCGTCCTTGAGGCGCTCCACCAGATCCGGCTCCACGCAGGGAACATTGCACTCCGGATGATACTGCGTGACCTTCAGATCGTAAGTTTTGAAGTGCTCCCCAGGCGGGAAAATAAATTCCAGCGGCCGAAGGGCCAGCGGCCGCCGCGCGGGATCTGGATCGGCACAGACCAGCACTGTGAATTCGCGGCCATCGACGAACTTCTCGATCAGGGCGCTCCCGTATTCTTCAATCAACGCGCCCGCTTTGTGTTTCAGTTCATGGACATTCTGCACCAGCGAATCCTGATCGATCCCGATGCTGTCGCCGGCGCAGTCCGGCTTGACGAACAACGGAAATTTGAGCACCGAACACGCGGCGGCGATATCCTGGTCGGTTTGCACCAGCCAATAGGGCGGGGTCGCGACGCCTTCGGATTCCGCCACGCGTTTCATCAGGTGCTTGGGCGGATCGTAAAGATCGGGAGTTGGCCCCGTGTACGGGAGATTGAAATGTTCCAACGCCCGGATCACATCGATCGACGGCACATCCGAATCGAGATACCCTTCGCACAGGTTCACGTACACATCGAACGCCTGCTTGCGGAGTTCGCGAATCTGGCGGAAGGTCGAAACCTTTTTGAGGAAGACGTGATAGAACTCATGTTCCGGAAGCAAACGCGCCAGAGTTCGCGGCGGATCGTAATGGCGGTAATCGCACGACGATCCTTCGTAGGAGGGTTGGAGCACGCAAATTTTCATGCAAAGCGGTCAAACGCGTCGTGCAGAATCAGCGAGACAATGTCCACGAGGCTCGTTTCGCTGAGCCGGAGAATGGCGCCAATCGAGGTTCCCTCGTCCTGAGTCAGTTCGCAGTTGGAGTTGACTTCCAGCACGTGAAGCTCGCCTGTCTGCTTATCCATTCGAATATCAACCCGCGCGTAGCCGGTTCCGCCGACCGCATGGTAAGCACCAATCGCGGTCTTGGCCAGCTTCTCTTGCCGGTCGGGGGCCGCGAGCGCGCAACGCACGAATGGCTCGTTCACAGGCAACGAAGGTTCCTCTTTGAATTCATTCCAATAGCGGTCGCGGCTGAGAAAGCGCTCGTTCGCGGGCAAAGCCGAGTGAAAGACTCGTTCCGCGGCAGGAAGAGCGCGCACGCGAGCAGGCTGTTCTCTGTCCGCCACAAGAAAGACGGTGAATTCCGGTCCATCCACAAACCGCTCGGCGAAGAGCGTCGGAACAAACTCCCACTGCCTCTTTTCGTCTTGAATCAGTCGCCGGACCTGAGCGCGCGCGGACTCCGCGTCGTGAACGACAGAACGAAGGCTGATGCCCATGCTGGCGGCGGAGATGTCGGGTTTGAGGATGACCGGGAAGCCAGGATCTTTGGTCAACCGCGCCAGGTCCTCGGGACGATCCTG
The sequence above is a segment of the Verrucomicrobiota bacterium genome. Coding sequences within it:
- a CDS encoding aldo/keto reductase, whose protein sequence is MKMRRREFIGRSLTGAGGILLGTNLVRAADGKPQRFDPYETVQLGQTKLKTSRVCLGTGMRGGNRQSNHTRMGKEKFEALIKGSYERGVRAFDLADMYGTHPYVVPALQGIPRDRFQIITKIWWRPGGIPEPERLDADVLIPRFLQELKTDYIDLVLLHCVESPKWPTDLRKQMDLLAKLKEKSVIRAHGVSCHSLPALEAAVAEPWVDSVHARINPYGTRMDGPAEKVAPVLQNLCKAGKGVVGMKIIGEGIFRNDEEKKNNSIGYVLGLGCVDVLNVGCETLAEVDDLAARIKLVERKAA
- a CDS encoding SET domain-containing protein-lysine N-methyltransferase, which codes for MKICVLQPSYEGSSCDYRHYDPPRTLARLLPEHEFYHVFLKKVSTFRQIRELRKQAFDVYVNLCEGYLDSDVPSIDVIRALEHFNLPYTGPTPDLYDPPKHLMKRVAESEGVATPPYWLVQTDQDIAAACSVLKFPLFVKPDCAGDSIGIDQDSLVQNVHELKHKAGALIEEYGSALIEKFVDGREFTVLVCADPDPARRPLALRPLEFIFPPGEHFKTYDLKVTQYHPECNVPCVEPDLVERLKDAACRVFRGFSGDGYARMDFRVSKDHALHFLEVNFACSVFYPEGYQGSADYILQYDGLGQAGFLKRIVEEALARHARKQKPYVVRRGKNGYGTFASRKIARGEVVFAGEERPQRLATWTHVQRTWDATAKEVFRRFAYPIGNGAYILWDKDPAHWAPQNHSCDPNTAFAGLDVVALRDISPDEEITIDYGTFYDGLMPGFDCQCGSIRCRKRISGRTP